Proteins from one Syngnathoides biaculeatus isolate LvHL_M chromosome 8, ASM1980259v1, whole genome shotgun sequence genomic window:
- the zc3h4 gene encoding zinc finger CCCH domain-containing protein 4 isoform X3, whose translation MVVRAKYEEGLSQPEDGELEEGELEDDGGELETAGDASVDGGGAAGEGTGGGAAGDERPPRPSRERHASSNSDEERSHRRKRKRKKEREREREKRRAKKKRKSKHKRHASSDDDFSDFSDDSDYSPGEKRKYREYSPQYPPPSHGGYSGPKKGGYVKMDKQGYGGYDDYEEDNYEGEEEQDVPPDEYDDFTKELHMYRKAKEGGRGGRGGRGRMRNMRGRGGMRGGRRGGRGGGRGRGGRGGKMGDDDGDAYGEDVEYEDDYDNMGEDDYDDYQYKKSKDRGRGRGGRGRGRGKGGRGMIRGKMRSRGRGRGDSGHDDDNNNGDMDNGDGGGDVGPGTGKRNHNEKYQDKKGKAICKYYIEGRCTWGDHCNFSHDIELPKKKELCKFYITGYCARADHCPYMHGEFPCKLFHTTGNCVNGDECMFSHDNLNDDTQELLNKMLAEDAEAGAEDEKEVEELKKQGINPLPKPPPGVGLLPTPPRPVPVEANVGAGDFGGPAAGDFGGVPPPGQPPVAAKASPSGPGAVPSPNSCGGGPPVQNPDGAPYAQGAAANPGGGPLPAGVGGGGGKKIPSLFEIKVQPTGQLAHKLAVKSQGPSNSQAATATPGGPGSSPTGFASENAGTFASGDCPPHQPQGGGSYFNTFFNQDGTKMEGLVEEGDNYQGGGGQEDATNGAGQGGLSVSDLLPPAQRVLFMRIQQKQQEEEERARRLDGGAEKRSREAEGDSGNWYSSEDEDDGGSVTSILKTLRQQTQAPPKSEAPSDPRLQKAANPPARPADPRLARDPRLARAVEADLAPPASSSGPPADPRLARLAAASAGLQLAAPKAEPPLIYKPPPLTAPAAEEEETERVLRDKPVPIPLDPLMGMALRDPRSQLQQFSHIKKDVVLHMPAFAKTITWSPEDLLPLPLPKQDLLPLPPGIPLVPSLDPRLSRAAQPHSQSPPAAAAPSSDPPASSSSSSLPDFELLSRILKTVSSSPSQSSSPPVAPAPAPPSVPLSQPHSLPPAPSEKPVDPRTARKGPTDPRLQQKSALKPPSEPPPPPAESSSSAASTSGSPPSTIAPYDPRLLSSGGAGRGAAPGAPGGANVLSGISLYDPRTNKPGSPGTAGGPNNSPNSESRLGEPSASKPKSKEPLFVRKSALDQPEPEKSGEQGTDRYNSYNRPRPKPAPSPNSAAQGGPPAVPGAPAEQAPAGVHNLPVSTLFGVVKQAAKSGGTGSPFGGNSPAQVEQPAAEQDNGSLKDVFKGFDPTASPFCQ comes from the exons ATGGTTGTGCGTGCCAAATATGAAGAAGGCCTGTCACA GCCAGAGGATGGCGAGCTGGAGGAGGGCGAGCTGGAGGACGACGGAGGCGAGTTGGAGACGGCAGGAGACGCGTCCGTCGATGGAGGAGGCGCAGCGGGGGAAGGGACGGGCGGCGGCGCGGCAGGGGACGAGCGTCCCCCTCGGCCGAGCCGGGAGCGCCACGCCAGCAGCAACTCGGACGAGGAGCGCTCGCACCGCCGCAAGCGCAAGAGGAAGAAAGAGAGGGAACGTGAGCGCGAGAAGAGGCGCGCCAAGAAGAAGCGCAAGTCCAAGCACAAA CGTCACGCCTCCTCCGATGACGACTTTTCGGACTTCAGCGACGATTCCGACTACTCTCCCGGCGAGAAGAGGAAGTACAGAGAGTACAGCCCCCAGTACCCGCCCCCC TCTCACGGCGGTTACAGCGGCCCGAAGAAGGGCGGCTACGTGAAGATGGACAAGCAGGGCTACGGCGGCTACGACGACTACGAGGAGGACAACTACGAGGGCGAGGAGGAGCAGGACGTGCCTCCCGACGAGTACGACGACTTCACCAAGGAGCTCCACATGTACCGCAAGGCCAAGGAGGGGGGGCGCGGAGGACGAG GGGGGCGCGGCCGCATGAGGAACATGAGGGGCCGGGGCGGAATGAGGGGCGGACGACGAGGGGGACGGGGCGGCGGTCGAGGAAGGGGAGGACGAGGCGGAAAGATGGGAGACGACGACGGAGATGCTTACGGGGAAGACGTGGAG TATGAAGACGACTACGACAACATGGGGGAAGATGACTACGATGACTATCAGTACAAGAAGTCCAAAGACAGAGGAAGAG GCCGAGGCGGGCGGGGGAGAGGGCGGGGCAAAGGAGGACGCGGGATGATCAGAGGCAAAATGAGAAGCCGAGGACGAGGCCGAGGGGACTCGGGccacgacgacgacaacaacaacggcGACATGGACAACGGG GATGGCGGAGGGGATGTTGGACCAGGAACTGGCAAGAGGAACCACAATGAGAAGTACCAAGATAAGAAAGGAAAAGCCATCTGCAAATATTACATCGAAGGCAGATGCACTTGG GGGGACCACTGCAACTTCAGCCACGACATTGAGTTGCCCAAGAAGAAGGAGCTCTGCAAGTTTTACATCACCGGCTACTGCGCTCGAGCCGACCACTGCCCTTATATGCACG GCGAATTCCCCTGCAAGCTGTTCCACACCACGGGCAACTGCGTCAACGGCGATGAGTGCATGTTTTCCCACGACAACCTCAACGACGACACCCAGGAGCTTCTTAACAAG ATGCTGGCTGAGGACGCAGAGGCCGGGGCAGAGGACgagaaggaggtggaggagctgaAAAAGCAGGGGATCAACCCTCTGCCCAAACCCCCGCCCGGAGTGGGCCTCCTCCCCACTCCTCCGCGCCCGGTGCCCGTCGAAGCCAACGTCGGGGCAGGGGATTTCGGAGGCCCCGCGGCCGGCGACTTTGGCGGGGTCCCGCCCCCCGGCCAGCCGCCCGTCGCCGCCAAGGCTTCCCCCAGCGGGCCCGGGGCGGTCCCCTCGCCGAATTCCTGCGGCGGGGGTCCTCCCGTACAAAATCCAGACGGAGCTCCCTACGCCCAAGGGGCAGCCGCGAATCCCGGCGGGGGCCCCCTGCCCGCTGGTGTTGGAGGGGGAGGCGGCAAGAAGATCCCCTCCTTGTTTGAGATCAAAGTGCAGCCCACCGGACAGCTGGCCCATAAACTGGCGGTTAA AAGTCAGGGCCCCAGCAACAGTCAGGCAGCAACCGCAACACCCGGCGGGCCCGGGTCGTCCCCGACGGGCTTCGCCTCCGAGAACGCGGGCACGTTTGCGTCTGGCGATTGCCCGCCACACCAGCCTCAGGGCGGAGGAAGCTACTTCAACACCTTCTTCAATCAAGATGGAACCAAGATGGAAGGGCTGGTGGAAGAGG GTGACAACTACCAAGGAGGTGGCGGCCAGGAAGACGCGACCAACGGAGCCGGTCAGGGGGGATTATCCGTTTCGGACCTGCTCCCTCCAGCGCAGCGCGTCCTTTTCATGAGGATCCAACAGAAgcaacaggaggaggaggagcgagcCCGCCGCTTGGACGGCGGCGCGGAGAAGAGGAGCAGAGAAGCTGAAG GTGACTCCGGCAACTGGTACTCcagcgaggacgaggacgatGGCGGCAGCGTGACGTCCATCCTGAAGACGCTGCGCCAACAGACGCAGGCTCCTCCCAAGTCCGAGGCGCCCAGCGACCCCCGTCTCCAGAAGGCCGCGAACCCTCCGGCTCGGCCGGCGGACCCGCGTCTGGCCCGCGACCCGCGCCTGGCCCGCGCCGTCGAAGCCGACCTGGCGCCGCCCGCGTCTTCGTCGGGTCCGCCGGCAGACCCGCGGTTAGCCCGGCTGGCCGCCGCGTCGGCCGGCCTCCAGCTCGCCGCCCCCAAAGCGGAGCCCCCTCTGATCTATAAACCCCCGCCCCTGACGGCGCCGGCGGCGGAGGAAGAGGAGACGGAGCGAGTCCTGCGAGACAAACCGGTGCCGATCCCCCTGGACCCCCTGATGGGCATGGCCCTGAGGGACCCCCGCTCCCAGCTGCAGCAGTTCAGCCACATCAAGAAGGACGTCGTCCTCCACATGCCCGCTTTCGCCAAAACCATAACCTGGTCTCCCGAGGACCTTCTCCCGTTGCCCCTCCCCAAACAGGACCTGCTCCCTCTCCCGCCAGGTATTCCTCTGGTCCCGTCCCTCGACCCACGTCTGTCCCGCGCGGCCCAGCCACACTCGCAGTCTCCTCCCGCGGCGGCGGCCCCCTCCTCGGACCCCCCGGCttcctcgtcgtcctcctcgcTCCCGGACTTTGAGCTGCTGTCTCGCATCCTGAAGACGGTGAGCTCCAGCCCTTCCCAATCGTCGTCCCCTCCCGTGGCGCCCGCTCCCGCCCCCCCTTCGGTCCCGCTGAGTCAGCCTCACTCCCTCCCACCCGCCCCCTCGGAAAAACCCGTCGACCCGCGGACGGCGCGCAAGGGCCCCACGGACCCccgcctccagcagaagtcGGCGCTCAAGCCGCCGTCCGAACCTCCGCCGCCCCCGGCCGAGTCCTCTTCCTCGGCGGCGTCCACGTCTGGCTCCCCGCCATCCACCATTGCCCCCTACGATCCGAGGCTTCTCTCCTCGGGCGGGGCCGGACGCGGCGCGGCGCCCGGCGCGCCAGGGGGCGCAAATGTACTGAGCGGCATCAGTCTCTATGACCCCCGGACTAACAAACCAGGAAGCCCCGGTACCGCCGGCGGCCCAAACAACTCCCCCAACTCGGAATCCCGACTCGGCGAGCCCTCGGCGAGCAAACCCAAATCCAAGGAGCCCTTGTTTGTCCGTAAATCTGCGCTGGACCAACCGGAGCCGGAGAAGAGCGGGGAGCAAGGCACGGACCGCTACAACAGCTACAACAGACCGCGACCCAAACCCGCGCCCTCGCCAAACTCTGCCGCTCAGGGGGGGCCTCCCGCCGTTCCGGGAGCGCCGGCGGAACAGGCGCCGGCCGGAGTCCACAACCTGCCCGTGTCCACCCTCTTCGGAGTGGTAAAGCAGGCCGCCAAGTCCGGCGGGACCGGCAGTCCTTTCGGCGGGAACAGTCCGGCCCAGGTGGAGCAGCCCGCCGCCGAGCAGGACAACGGGTCGCTCAAGGACGTTTTCAAGGGCTTCGATCCCACCGCCTCGCCGTTCTGCCAGTGA